ATTCGCGGCCGAGTAACCGGAGAAGAGCACTCGGTTCTCGCTATCCCGGATCGCACGCTGGATCAGGCCATAGCGCGAAGTCGTCAGCCACTTGCAGAAGATGAAGACCAGCACCAGCGTGACCGCGGACGCGATGTAGAGCATGCGCTTCGTCTCCGGCAGCCGGATGTCCGCACCGAGGATGCTGCGGAAGTCGGTGAAGCCATTGTTCCCGCCCATGTAGAGTTCATTGCGGAAGAACATCAGCGCCGCGCCGTAGGTCAGCGCTTGCGTGAGGATCGAGAAATAGACCCCCTTGATGCGAGAGCGGAAGGCAAGGTAGCCGAAGATGCCGGCCAACAGGCCAGGCAGCAGGAAGACCATCAACGCCGCGAACGGGAACGAATGGAAGGGCTCCCAGAAGCCGGGCAGTTCCTTCCGCCCCATGAAGTCCATGAAATCGGGCAGCGCGCTTTTGTAAACGGCATCCGGCCCGATCATCAGCATCAGGTGCATGCCGAACATGTAGCCACCGAGCGAAAAGAACAGCGATTGACCGAGACAGAGCAAGCCGGTGTAGCCCCATAGCAGATCCACGGAAATGGCGAGGATCGCGTAGCAGAGATACTTGCCCCAGGTATTGAGATAGAAGTCTTCGATCACGCCCGCTGCATTGAGCGCAGGCATCCCGACCACGAGGAAGAGCGCGACGGCGGCGAGGCCAATGGTCGGAGCCTTGGCAGAGAGCGAGGTATTCATCAGTCGAGGCTACGGGAGCGGGTGGCGAAGAGGCCCGAGGGCTTCCACTGGAGGAAGAGGATGATGGCACCGAGCACGAGGATCTTGCCGGTGACTGGATCACCAAGGATCTGCTGGAGCGACTGGTCGGCCATGCCGATGCCAAGCGCGCTGATCACGGTGCCGAAGATATTCCCCACGCCGCCGACCACGACGGTCATGAAGGAGTCCACGATGTAGTCCTGGCCGAGATTCGGCCCGACGTTGCCGATCTGGGAAAGGAACGCGCCCGCGAGCCCGGCGAGGCCGCTGCCGAAGGCAAAGGTCATCATGTTCACGCGCTCCGTGCGAATGCCCATGCAAGCAGCCATGCTGCGGTTCTGCATCACGGCGCGAATCAGCAGCCCGAGCGAGGTCTTGTTGAGCGTCGCCCAGGTCAGGAAGATGATCAGCACCGCGAACCCGATCACGAACACGCGGTTCCAGCCGAAGACGATGTCATTCACGGTCCAGTTCCCCGAGAGGAAGCCCGGGCTGTCCACCTGCACATTGTTCGCGCCGAAGATCAGGCGGAAGAGCTGCTGCATCACCATCGAGACACCCCAGGTCGCGAGCAGCGACTCAAGCGGCCGCTTGTAGAGGAAGCGGATGATCCCTCGTTCCAAAACCAGCCCGACCAAAGCGGCGGTCAGGAAACTCGCGGGGATCGCAATCAGGAAGTAAGCATCCCCAGCGAATCCGGAGAGGTTCCACTTCGCGAAGATGTTCTGCACGATGTAGGTGGTATAGGCACCCACCACGATGAGTTCGCCGTGGGCCATGTTGATCACGCCCATCAGGCCGAAGGTGATCGCAAGGCCGATCGCGGCAATCAGCAGGATGCTGCCTTTGGAAAGTCCGCGGAACACCGTGCCGGCGGAGTTCACGAACGAAATGTGCGAGTCGATCTCCGTCTGGGCCGCGTCGCAGGCCGCAACCAGGCTGACCTGACCGGCTTTCTCCGCATCGCCCCGCACGGTCTTGATCGCGCCTTGCGAGGCGATCGAGCCCATCGCGCCAAGCTCCTTCACGGCGACATCGCGGACCGCCGCGTCCTCGGATCGCAGCTTCAGCATCGCGATGGCCTCGGCGAGCGCGTCCTTGATCTTGCCGCTCTTCTCGGTGGCCGCGAGTTGTTCCAGCAGCGGGAGCTTCGCCAGATCCTGCTCCAGCCCCGTGTCCTGCACAGCCCGCATCCGCTTGGCGATGTCCGGGGAAGAGAGCGCGAGGCGGTCGGTCACGCCCTTCATCACGCGGCGCAGCGATGAATCGGTGTCCGCCATGTAGAGGTCATCCTTGGTCACCCGCAGCGGTGTGCCGTCTTCCGCGGTGACCGGCTTGCCGTCGGCGAGCGCCGCCATCGTGACTTTCCCGTCACCGTCCGGCTCGCCGCCCAGCAGCACCGCCAAGTTGTTCCCCGCGGCATCCTGATATTGATAAATCTCGCCCTCTTTCCATTTCGTGAGCAGCGGGACCACCTCGTCCGCGCTCGCTGTGGCAAGGGATTCCACGAGCGCCTTTTGCTGGTCCACGTCCATCAGGACCGTGGCTTCGGCGACGATTTCCCGCGGTGTCTTGGCGGCGGGTTCTTGCGCGGAAAGCGGCAGCGAGGCAAAAAGTCCCGTCAAAAGAACAAGCCACGCGCACAGCCTGACGCCGGCAATTCCCATTCTCCCTGAAGGTGCGAGTGACATGGTGAATCTACGCAAGAGCACCCGCCGTGCCACTCCACCCCGCCGTCTCTGTCACCTCTTCCCACCCGGCTTCCGCAAAATCGGACGAGCTGGTACGGAAATCGCATCCCCGTCGCCCGGGCTCGACAAATCCGCCCGGCTAGCCCAACCCTAACTGCGGTAGCCACCCCCCAAACCGCCACGCTATCAGCGACATTCCCTTTCATCCCGCAGCACCCATGTCCGGATCCTTTCTCCCGAAACCATTCTCCCACGCCTACGAGATCGACCCGAAGTTCTCGAAAAGCGCCGTCTATTTCTCCTGCGAATTCGCGATCGACCAGATCTTCAAGATCTACTCGGGCGGCCTTGGCTTCCTCGCCGGCTCTCACATGCGCTCCGCCGCCGCACTCCGCCAGAATCTGTGCGGCATCGGCATGCTGTGGACCTACGGTTACTACGATCAGGCCCGCGGCGAGGAGCGCGAGATGGCCGTGCAGTTCCGCAAGAAGCACTACGCCTTCCTGCAGGACACCGGCATCAAGTTCCAAGTGCCGGTCCACGGCCACCCGGTGTGGGTGAAGGCGATGTTCCTCCCGGGCGATATCTTCGGCACCGTGCCGATGTTCTTCCTCACCACGGATCTGGACGAGAACGACCACCTTTCCCGAGCCATCACGCATCGTCTCTACGACAATGACCCCCTCCGCCGCATCGCCCAGTACATCGTCCTCGGTGCCGGTGGCGCGAGGCTGCTGGAGGAACTCGGCGTGGATCCCGAAGTCTGGCACCTCAACGAAGCCCACGGCTTGTCCGCTGCATTCCGCGTCTTCGAACGCACCGGAAACGTGGATGAAGTAAAGAAGCGCTTCGTCTTCACCACCCACACGCCGGAAGAAGCGGGCAACGAGAAGCACGACTTCAAGCTGCTCCATGACTTCACCTTCTTTGGCAACGTGGCGATGGATACGATCCGCGGCATCACCGGCATCGACGGTGACGTCTTCAATCACTCGCTCGCCGCGCTGCGCCTGAGCCACCTGTCCAACGCGGTCTCGAAGCTCCACGGCGACGTCTCCCGCAAGATGTGGGAGCACTTCCCGAACATCTGCCCGATCACCCACATCACCAATGCCCAGAACGCTCGCTTCTGGAAGGACAAGGGGCTGGAGAACTCGCGTCAGGAAAGCGACATCCACACGCTCGCCACCCGCAAGCGCGAGCTGAAGGCGAACCTCTTCCAAACCGTCGCGAACCAAACCGGCAAGCTCTTCAACCCCGACGTCCTCACCATCGTGTGGGCCCGTCGTTTCGCCGGCTACAAGCGCCCCGACCTGATCACCCGCGACATCCGCCTGTTCCGCTCGCTGGTGAACAACAACGAGCGCCCGGTGCAGGTCATCTGGGCCGGCAAGCCGTTCCCCTTCGACTTCGGCGCGATCGAGACCTTCAACCACCTCGTCCAGACGACCAAGGACTTCCCGAATGTCGCCGTGCTCGTCGGCTATGAGCTGGAACTCTCGCGCCAGTTGAAATACGGCGCGGACATCTGGCTGAACAACCCGGTGGTCACCCGCGAAGCCTCCGGCACCTCGGGCATGACCGCCGCGATGAATGCCTCGGTCAATCTCACGACCTACGATGGCTGGGTCTGCGAATTCTCCAAGGACGGTCACAACAGCTTCATCATCCCGCCCGCCGACCCGAGCCTCGACCCGGAAGCGCGCGACCGCCACGACCTGCTCGGCTTCTACGATGCCATGGAGCAAAAGATCCTCCCGCTCTACTACGGCGATCCCGACGGTTGGTGGAAGCTGGTGCTCAACTCGATGAACGAGGTGGTGCCCTTCTTCGACTCCGACCGGATGGTCACGGAGTACTACGAGAAGATCTACGCGTGAGGAGGACCGGCCTCCCGGTGAGGGACACTGGCAGCAGTGACCTTTTTCGTCCCAACGGGATGGTCATTCTCCGTCCCAACGGGACGGCTCATAACAGCCCGGCACGAAGTGCCGGGTGGACCGCCAGCAAGCATGGTGTCCCAACGGGACACCTCATGGGGGGTGCGGCGGATTCACCCCCAAGCTCCCGCCCATCTGTGTTGGTCCCGTGTATGTCCGACGCAGAGCGCCATTCAATGCGAGCCCGGATCCGGTCCGGGAATACGGCCGTCAGAAGCATGAGGCGTCACGTTGTGACGCGATCGGTTTATCCTGCCCACCCGGCACTTCGTGCCGGGCTCTTATGACTCGTCCCGTTGGGACGAAGAAGCGATCGGCAAACTGGGAACGCGGGATTTATCCCGCCTGGATGGTAGGTTCACCCGACCGGTCAATCGGAATTAACCCCGCGCTCCCAGTGGACCTTCAGTAACCTCGTTTCTCTAACAACTGCGCCGCGATGCTGATCGCGATCTCTTGCGGATCGTTGCCACCGATCGGCAAACCGAGTGGGCAGGTGATCTTCTCTAACAAATCCTCCCCGGCGCCTGCTTCTCTCAAGTCACGGAGCAAGGCGGCCCGCTTCGACGCACTGCCGATGACCCCGAGAAACGGAATGCCGGGATACCGCGCCAGCACCTCGCGCAAGACTGGCACATCACTGGCGTGACCCTTGGTGATGGATAGCACGAATGACTGACCGGTGACCAACTCGACGCCATCCTCGAAGACCGTCACGGGGTGCGTCGCCATATTCTTCCCCGCTGGCAGCCGCGACAGCCAATCGGCACGGGTATCGATCACATCGATCCGGCAGGAAAGCGGCTGCAGCACCGGCACCAGCGCCTGCACGATGTGACCGGCACCGAAGATGACGATATGCCATGGCGGCCTCGCGGCGACGCGCTCGAACAGCAGCGTCATCTCCCCGCCGCAGGTCATGCCGATGTCGCGCTGGAGATTCCAGCAGACGAGGCGGGTGGTTTCCTCCGATGAATCTAGTAGTTCAGTCCCCTCGGCAAGCGCACGTGCTTCGATCCGCCCACCGCCGACCGTGCCACTTTGCAGGCCATCACGGGTGACGAGCATTTTCGCCCCGGCCTCGCCCGGCACGCTGCCACGCGCGGCGGCAACGGTGACGACGACGACATCGGTGCCGGTTTCAGTGAAGCGGGCGATTTCCTGCCAAGGCGTCATGTGAGTCAATGTAGCGTCGGTCTATGACCGTCGCACTTCAGCGGCATCGGCCGCATCGGGAGATTCTGTTTTCGGATGCACAAGGATGCGGCTGATGCCGCCAGTTTCCGACGGTCATAGACCGCCGCTACATTTTATAAGTTCATCGCACGATCACCGCCTCGATTTCGCCGTGTGGCTCATCGGTAGGCAGCAGCACGCAGCTTTGCCCCGGCCGGCCGAGCTTGGCGAGATCAAGCCCGAGGAAGTGGACGTTCGGCATTTTCAGTTCGATCCGCGAAATGGCCGGCACGCGTTCCAAGGCGACCTCACCAATCTGATAGAGCGTGCGCTGTACCGAGGGGCTGTAGGTCGTGGCGAAGACCTCATGCGCGGCGGCAAGGATCGCCATGTCCGCCGCCACGAAGTCTTCTGTTAGATTTATGAACTCCCATTCCGCCGCCAAACGCGTGGCAAAGACGCGGTCGGTGGTCGGCGGCAGGGTGGTAAGCTCGCAGACATTGTAGCCAGCGAAGCCGGACTGCGTGCTCTTCATCACGAGATGCCCGCGAATGCCTGACGAAAGTTGCGGCGCTTTCCCGCGGAAAAATGCCGCCCGCGAAAACGGCTCCCCATTCCCAGCGTGAACGAAGGCATGCGGGTGCGGCTTGCCTTCGATGCTCATGCGCTCCCACTTCCGCTCGCGCAGCTCGACCTCCACGCCAGCGAGGTGCGCGTACTTCGCGAGGAAGTGCTCGCCGATGATCTTCGCAAAACTCGTCCGGCAGGTTTCGAGATGATCATGAGCCAGCACGTGGACGGTGTTCTTCACCGTGTCCGTCGGCACGACCGACGAGTTGTCTTCGGAAAGATAGGAGCCCGCCAGCTCGCCGTGGAGAAGCACATCCGCCTCGAGCTCGCAGACATCGTGGTGCGAGTCGTCATGCCGCAGGACTTTCATCACGCGGACGCGGAACTTGCCGTAGCGATTGGATTCAAGCGTTGCCACGAATGGAATGGGTGGGGATCGTGTCGAAGTGAGGACTCTAACGGTCGATGCGTTGAATGCGATGCCAAAGGCAGAGTTCGTGGCCTGTCTCGGCGGGATCTACGAGCACTCGCCGTGGGTCGCCGAGCAGACCGCCGGGGAGCGTCCTTTCGCCGGGAAAAAGCACATCGCGGACCGGATGCGCGCGGCCGTGGAAAACGCCGATGACACTGCGAAGCTCGCACTCATCCGCGCCCATCCGGATCTGGCCGGCAAGCTCGCCCGCGCTGGCACGCTGAGCGCGGAATCGACCCGCGAGCAGGCAGGCCTGGGACTCGACCGGCTTTCCGACGCGGAGTTCGAACGCTTCACCGGGCTGAACACCCGCTACCGCGAGCGCTTCGGCTTCCCCTTCGTCATCTGTGTGCGGCTGACCGATAGGCCGGGCATCGTCGCGGCCTTCGAGCGGCGGCTTGAAAATGACGCCGAAGCGGAAATGGCGGAGGCGCTTCGGCAGATCCACCACATCGCCCGGCTGCGGCTCGATGACTTGGTGACAGATTCGTAGGATACCTACGCGATCGCGTACTTGATCTCATGGGAGGATGTGTTTAGCGTCACTGTCGCTCACCCCTCCCTCCCCCATGAAACACCGTATCTGCCTTGCATGGTTCGGCGACCTTGACGTCCCACAGCGCCAGCAGTCGAAGCCGAAAAAGCAATCCTCCGCGACCCCGGCCCAGTCTTCCCGCCGGACTTCGCAACCGAAGGTCAAGGAAGCCGCCGAGCTGCGCCGCATGTTTGGCCGCGACTGACCGGGCCCGAGCCGGAGGCTGACATTCAGCCCGCCTTGGCTCGCTTCCGCAGTCCTGCGAGCACCAGCTCCGCCAATGGCGAGAGCTTGCCTCGCCATGCCGCGGCGATTGTTAATTCGGGACACTCCGGGATCTGCCACGCGCGGGTTCCCTTGGGAGTCACGATGCCCGGTGCTTTCACGCTGAGGCCCGCGCCGAAACCACCGGCGACGTAGGCGTGGACGAGCTCGAGCGAGTTCACCTCGATCCGCGAGGGCCAATCCAGCTTGGCCTTGGCCAGCGCCCGGGCGAACAAGCGGGTCATCGCCGCGTCCGCCGGCGGGCGGATCAGCGGCAAATCCACCGCCATCCCGTGCATCCCGGATCGGGCAATCTGATAAGCTTCCGGTAGCAGCAGGAGCAGCGGCATCGAAATCAGCACCTCGGTGCGGATGCCCGCGGGTGCCCGGCCTTCCAGCTCACAAACCGCCAGATCGACCTGTTCCGCCTCCAGCAGCGCAAAGGCGGCGCGCTGGTCGGCATCGACCAGGCTGAGCTCCAGATCCGGCCGGGCCTTGCGCACCGAGGCGAGCACATCCGGCAGATGCCGGCGGATGATCGTGGCGGGTGCCGCCAGGCGCAGCCGCCGCGAAGCCTTGCCCGCGATCTTGGCCGCCATGTCCGGCAGTGCGCTGAAGAAAGGCGTGAGGAATTCGTACAGCTCCCGTCCCTCCGGCGTCAGCTTGAAGGGCCGCCGCTGGAATAACCGCACGCCCAGATCGTTTTCCAAAAGCGTGATCTGCCCGCTGATCGCCGGCTGCTGGATGCCATACGGCATGCTGCGCGAGGCCGCGGTGATGCCGCCGTTGAGCGCGACATGATAGAACAGCTCGAGGTGGTGAAGATTGGGCGTCACGCCGTGCATCCAATCCGAAGCGATTGATCCAGCCTAGGATTTCCTCTCGGCCCAACGGTGCTAGCGTCCACCTGTGGACCGGAGCGACCTCATCGTGCTGGCATTCGATGGCGACTGCCTGATGTGCAGCCGCAGCATCCGCTTCCTCGCCGAGCACGACCCACGGCGGCGTTTCCGCTTCGTGAAGCTCCAGAGCCCACTCGGCCAGAGCATGGAGGAAAGGGCCGGCACGGGAGTCCTGAACACGGCCCTGGTAGAAACCGACGGTCAGATCTTCTCCCGCTCGGATGCCGTCCTGCGAGTCATGCACGGACTGGGCGGCCAGTGGCGGATCCTCTCGTGGATCGGTCGCTTCATCATTCCCCGCACCTTCCGGGATCGGGCCTACGATTTCATCGCCGCCCGCCGGCACAA
The genomic region above belongs to Luteolibacter arcticus and contains:
- the urtC gene encoding urea ABC transporter permease subunit UrtC, with translation MNTSLSAKAPTIGLAAVALFLVVGMPALNAAGVIEDFYLNTWGKYLCYAILAISVDLLWGYTGLLCLGQSLFFSLGGYMFGMHLMLMIGPDAVYKSALPDFMDFMGRKELPGFWEPFHSFPFAALMVFLLPGLLAGIFGYLAFRSRIKGVYFSILTQALTYGAALMFFRNELYMGGNNGFTDFRSILGADIRLPETKRMLYIASAVTLVLVFIFCKWLTTSRYGLIQRAIRDSENRVLFSGYSAANFKLFVFVISGMIAAIGGALYVPQVGIINPSEMMTEKSLEAVVWVAVGGRGTLFGPIIGAIAVNAFKSWASNKFPDLWPLILGGSFVLVVLFMPKGIVGIPGQIRALIARREDRRLAAAEDELLNSAAKTK
- the urtB gene encoding urea ABC transporter permease subunit UrtB; this translates as MSLAPSGRMGIAGVRLCAWLVLLTGLFASLPLSAQEPAAKTPREIVAEATVLMDVDQQKALVESLATASADEVVPLLTKWKEGEIYQYQDAAGNNLAVLLGGEPDGDGKVTMAALADGKPVTAEDGTPLRVTKDDLYMADTDSSLRRVMKGVTDRLALSSPDIAKRMRAVQDTGLEQDLAKLPLLEQLAATEKSGKIKDALAEAIAMLKLRSEDAAVRDVAVKELGAMGSIASQGAIKTVRGDAEKAGQVSLVAACDAAQTEIDSHISFVNSAGTVFRGLSKGSILLIAAIGLAITFGLMGVINMAHGELIVVGAYTTYIVQNIFAKWNLSGFAGDAYFLIAIPASFLTAALVGLVLERGIIRFLYKRPLESLLATWGVSMVMQQLFRLIFGANNVQVDSPGFLSGNWTVNDIVFGWNRVFVIGFAVLIIFLTWATLNKTSLGLLIRAVMQNRSMAACMGIRTERVNMMTFAFGSGLAGLAGAFLSQIGNVGPNLGQDYIVDSFMTVVVGGVGNIFGTVISALGIGMADQSLQQILGDPVTGKILVLGAIILFLQWKPSGLFATRSRSLD
- a CDS encoding LysR family transcriptional regulator is translated as MTPNLHHLELFYHVALNGGITAASRSMPYGIQQPAISGQITLLENDLGVRLFQRRPFKLTPEGRELYEFLTPFFSALPDMAAKIAGKASRRLRLAAPATIIRRHLPDVLASVRKARPDLELSLVDADQRAAFALLEAEQVDLAVCELEGRAPAGIRTEVLISMPLLLLLPEAYQIARSGMHGMAVDLPLIRPPADAAMTRLFARALAKAKLDWPSRIEVNSLELVHAYVAGGFGAGLSVKAPGIVTPKGTRAWQIPECPELTIAAAWRGKLSPLAELVLAGLRKRAKAG
- a CDS encoding thiol-disulfide oxidoreductase DCC family protein, coding for MDRSDLIVLAFDGDCLMCSRSIRFLAEHDPRRRFRFVKLQSPLGQSMEERAGTGVLNTALVETDGQIFSRSDAVLRVMHGLGGQWRILSWIGRFIIPRTFRDRAYDFIAARRHKWFGKGDACSMPSEALRERLL
- the uraD gene encoding 2-oxo-4-hydroxy-4-carboxy-5-ureidoimidazoline decarboxylase; amino-acid sequence: MGGDRVEVRTLTVDALNAMPKAEFVACLGGIYEHSPWVAEQTAGERPFAGKKHIADRMRAAVENADDTAKLALIRAHPDLAGKLARAGTLSAESTREQAGLGLDRLSDAEFERFTGLNTRYRERFGFPFVICVRLTDRPGIVAAFERRLENDAEAEMAEALRQIHHIARLRLDDLVTDS
- the pucL gene encoding factor-independent urate hydroxylase; the protein is MATLESNRYGKFRVRVMKVLRHDDSHHDVCELEADVLLHGELAGSYLSEDNSSVVPTDTVKNTVHVLAHDHLETCRTSFAKIIGEHFLAKYAHLAGVEVELRERKWERMSIEGKPHPHAFVHAGNGEPFSRAAFFRGKAPQLSSGIRGHLVMKSTQSGFAGYNVCELTTLPPTTDRVFATRLAAEWEFINLTEDFVAADMAILAAAHEVFATTYSPSVQRTLYQIGEVALERVPAISRIELKMPNVHFLGLDLAKLGRPGQSCVLLPTDEPHGEIEAVIVR
- the xdhC gene encoding xanthine dehydrogenase accessory protein XdhC, translating into MTPWQEIARFTETGTDVVVVTVAAARGSVPGEAGAKMLVTRDGLQSGTVGGGRIEARALAEGTELLDSSEETTRLVCWNLQRDIGMTCGGEMTLLFERVAARPPWHIVIFGAGHIVQALVPVLQPLSCRIDVIDTRADWLSRLPAGKNMATHPVTVFEDGVELVTGQSFVLSITKGHASDVPVLREVLARYPGIPFLGVIGSASKRAALLRDLREAGAGEDLLEKITCPLGLPIGGNDPQEIAISIAAQLLEKRGY
- the glgP gene encoding alpha-glucan family phosphorylase — translated: MSGSFLPKPFSHAYEIDPKFSKSAVYFSCEFAIDQIFKIYSGGLGFLAGSHMRSAAALRQNLCGIGMLWTYGYYDQARGEEREMAVQFRKKHYAFLQDTGIKFQVPVHGHPVWVKAMFLPGDIFGTVPMFFLTTDLDENDHLSRAITHRLYDNDPLRRIAQYIVLGAGGARLLEELGVDPEVWHLNEAHGLSAAFRVFERTGNVDEVKKRFVFTTHTPEEAGNEKHDFKLLHDFTFFGNVAMDTIRGITGIDGDVFNHSLAALRLSHLSNAVSKLHGDVSRKMWEHFPNICPITHITNAQNARFWKDKGLENSRQESDIHTLATRKRELKANLFQTVANQTGKLFNPDVLTIVWARRFAGYKRPDLITRDIRLFRSLVNNNERPVQVIWAGKPFPFDFGAIETFNHLVQTTKDFPNVAVLVGYELELSRQLKYGADIWLNNPVVTREASGTSGMTAAMNASVNLTTYDGWVCEFSKDGHNSFIIPPADPSLDPEARDRHDLLGFYDAMEQKILPLYYGDPDGWWKLVLNSMNEVVPFFDSDRMVTEYYEKIYA